The segment TCGCGTTTGTTTAACGTGCGACGACTATAATTTTCACCGCGTTTTCTGCTAACATCGAACATGGAGGTGTACCGAAACAAGCATAGAACATTTGTccattttgtatataaatactaTTGTTGCGAACAAAGAACAGATTTACACGAGGCAGATTTGTTACATCCTTTGCCGATTTTAGAGAAAATCCTGAAAAGTTCGTCAATTACGTTCGAATGAGTGTttactaggggtgtgcgagattcccgTAAAATATCCGGGATTCCTTTAAGTGTAGTGGGCCTAATTcgggcggcgcggtgcggcgccgAACGCGAACTACAAACGGACCCCTCTTAATTGGTCGCGCTACGACGAGCAGAGACCCCAGGCCCCACAGTCACCTGCATTTCGTGGGAAAAGTGCATTAAACAGACCGGACAGATTGCACGCTAGCTAGAGAGAGCGTCGGTAATTAACGATCGCGCCGAGCGATCTGCGACACGCGTGTAACCCCTTTCCTCGGGACGCGTCACGCCGGAACAATTTGCACTTGACTCCGAACGAGACGCCGATCATTGCGTGATCGGAAGTCTGGGATACGAGCCGGTTAATCGGCTCGCTCTCGATTAAATTAACTACCCGATACACTCTACTTCTTTTGAAGAAGCGCGCGCCCCTGTTTCGAGAAACACGGAAACGCTCTGACACTTTGTtcaccctttggactcgaaggaGTTTTAATTGAAGACGTTTCTTTCAACTCAGATCATTGTAGTCGTTTTTACATCGTGCCCATTTAATaacttattaatagactgcggattttatgcatttatgaccacaatgggtacatacaatttaaaacagtggaggcattaaaaagatttaaggccaccggtGTATTAGTTTTACCTGAATaaggtaattaaaagaagagtgaaatttttatttgggtcctatgtcttgcaatcaatgcaaacattttttattttgcacgaagatccgcagtctacttattaatattgaaactgtttcGGAAAACACGGAAACGGTCTGACACTTTGTTCACCCTTTGGACTTGAAGCAATTTTAAATCGAAAATCAAGACGTTGTTTTCAACCCACATCATGTTCATTGTATGTAGTCTTTTTTACATCGTgtacaattaataaatttattaatattaagactGTTTCGAAAAACCCGGAAACGCTCCGACACTTTATTCagcctttggactcgaagcaattttaattcgaaaatcaagactTTTTTTCAATCCACATCGTGTTCATTCTATGTAGTCTTTTTTACATCGTTTACATTTAATAATTGAATAGTATTAAACCTGTTTCGAATAATGATACAATTTTTCGGTTCGCATTTTGAATAACTAAGTTCCAAACAGGTTTTCATTATGCAATCCATAAAATGAAGGGAAATATGATTTCTCGAGGTCTATGCTCAATAAATTGAACAATCTGTGATCAAAATGATATAGTAGTCGCGATACAGTGAGAACAGGAAAATAGCTGCATAAATTGCAATATCATGCCGTTTATCATGCATAATGTTAATTATTTCTAGGTATTTTGCCAGTGTAGAAGCTAGTTCACCGATTATTAATGTTACCTCGTGTAGCAAAGTAGGATCTAGATCCATTTGATTAAAATTGACGAGCTTTTAAAAGGTCGGAACGTTTAAATACCGATGAAAATTGATCTAACCATGACTGTTATGAAATTGTGAAAAGCGTCTCCACCTCGtaagaattaaataaatactaaccccttgccctacgatttattttacgatttcagtgattagaaccgtTTTTGTAGTTTGTAGTTTCTTGAAAAAGGTGAaaaatatctattgtatgcctacatgttctccaataacattaatccaaaaccaaaatagaatttcacatctcggtttaaaggaaatgaataatattcggacgctctaaaaaaggcgATAAGTTTTTTAagattgtactatacgattttaacttttttgggaaaaagctagagcaattagtttactgcaggctgtggaaagaaactttttcaaaaattgcaattgatcggaattatccgcaaaacgtattttttaaatttccaatacaggcccacataaaaacgtcgtaaaatgcaacttttagtattttttctacaattccggtcaattgcaatttttgacaaaatttctttccacatcctgtattaaactaattgctctagcttcccaaaaaagttcaagttgtatagtacaatattaaaaaggtgATCGTctattttagagcgtccgaatattagttcGGGTCACTGTACTTGTGTGACAAGAGATATTTATCTTTGTGAATGAgattactctaaaatattaaacatagtcaacctggaaacattatctgatcgaagaatagtatccgcgcgcgaccagagctttatttttcatttgataaataataatacagattgtcccgcactcctgaggcaaatcaatttctacgtacctgaacgtgtttcgagaacgagagcaggatttcaaacaatgaaatccaaatccacatatggagtaataaattctttaaatcgcattattgcaattTTATGCGATTATTTTAATtgcacgttacaggcattcaaaagaAAACTACGTAATTTTTTCGTTTCGCGCTTGTCCGTTCTTATGTAAATTTTTGGTTAATGCTTTGtttttgttatgtttctttttgtttttatcagttctactgtaaacaactgtaagcatttgtataaaagtatctcggtccgtatataataataataacaatattgtagggcaaggggttagaaTAAACTCATCGAAATAATAAAACTAACGATACGATACCTTTGCAGGGACCGGAACCTTCGGCAGAGTGGTCCTGTGCAGGCACCAAGGGACGCCATTGGCCCTGAAGATCCTGTCGATGGTGGACGTGATCAGGCTGAAGCAAGTGGAGCACGTGCGCAACGAGATCACTGTGCTGAAAGAAGTAAATCATCCCTTCATCGTGAACATGTACGTGTTGCATCCTCCTTTCTCCAGACTGGAGATCCGATAAACCTTGATTCCGAAAAATTATTCCTCGACGATAAATCGCCGAGATTTCGCCGTGCACCGCGAGAGGAAACGTATATCGACTGTACACGCACGCCTAATTAAGAAAGTGCCGCGTTTCTCGGTCGAACCGaagaaattgtagaaaagaaagcGTAACTAAAACCGACGAGAGTGATACTTGCCGATCCAATTGCGAACGATTTGCGTCGTTTGCAATCCGATCAGCAGCTGTCGTAGAGAGAaaccgtcgacgtcgacgttccCTTCAAAGCTGAATCGATTCGAAAAATTGTTCGAACAAATCCTCGGACGAATTCAATGAACGTTCGATCGTTTTCAGGCTGTGGAGCGGAAGGGACGAAGCGAGAGTGTACATGCTGCTGGAATTCGTGGCCGGAGGCGAGCTTTTCTCCTACCTGAGGGCAGCTGGTAGATTTTCTGGGCCCACCAGCTGTTTCTATGCCGCGGAGATCGTCTGCGCGTTGGAATACCTTCACAGCAAACACATCGTTTACCGAGATCTAAAGCCCGAGAACCTTCTCCTCGACAGCCAAGGCCACCTAAAAATCACCGACTTCGGCTTCTCCAAGAAGCTCACCGACAGGTATTTAGAACCACGGTgtattatgtatatgtagaagTGTTCGGACTTCCCTCAGAAAAGTGTGACAGATAGAGGTTAGTTCTCTGGTTGCCGCCAGATGGCATATTGGACAGGTTCAAAAAGCTCTTTCATGACATATTCAGCACTCAGTAGAGTGTGCCACTCAATATATATTATTGAGTGGCACATATACCTTAGCATGGGCTACATGGACACGCTGCTACACACAATCTCATTCACACACGTACATGAAAGCTTGAACCTGCCCGATATGTCATCTAGCGACGAACTAACCTCTATCTGTCACAAAACGTCAACCTTATTTACAGAGGTGTgctcagtgatgccagaaatgcGCAACATTTCACACGCATGCGCGATAAACAGTACCGTATCTATGTAaagtagcagagccctgaggcagttatattggcaggaatgtaccgaaacaatctgtaccggacaaaaagacgtgtactacgagttacaaaatatacacaaatacacttgttatacattcattttttggaatcaaatcatataaactttttaaagttctgcggggtgctcaaggtaccccatttcatcgaggatCTTATTATACTGAGgctaatcgccgcgcatgcgcgtgaaatgttgCGCATTTCTAGCATCACTGCCTATAAGAAGAAGAAGTGCTTATTGTTAGTCGTAACCGTGGGTAGAACTTGGTAGAACTGTAGAACGGAGCACGCGTTCTCTCGGAGACACCTTCCAAAGATGGGGTCCGTCAGTAGTGTAAAGTGCTacatagataaaagatcaatctaggtcgcAATCACCCCCAAAAGCcctattttcacgtttacgaggcgtaatagcattatttggcagcgtaaattgcattattcggaaacaTAAAGGCGTGTAGttgttttcataaagctgcgacagctacatgctgccgaataatgcaaattgctaTAGGCGTGCGGGACCAGGACGGGATTTCCGAATATATTTGGGTTTCTCGTTAACTTTGTAGGATCTCTGATACTGTAcggaatcttttaatattgttttttagtCTTTATCTATGCTACAAGAGTCTTTTTGAGGGAGACACAGAAGTTtaaatcttttatctagcgtttctcACTACCGCAGAACACCATcacatgcattatcgagaaatgagaaggcgcatcccgcacccttgcagtcctggaaacgagtctacccccttaataatAGACCACCCCGTTATCTACCGACCTCGCCGTACAGCAGAGAAATTACCATTGTTCGTACTATGGCTACGCGACCGATGTACGCGTTAAAGCGATAACAGGATCGATGTGAACAGGCcaatacatattttctttacTCCGTCATTACCATTCACCTTGACATTCAACAcggaatgtacagggtgtataataaGTAATGGttatccgtcctaggggtgaaccTCTGCATCGGTGGaccggtggacatttgtaagagaaaccgGAGATGTAGATTCATCCCTAGGAGGGagaaccattactttttatacaccctgtacaccgTGCCGACAAGTACGCTGCTCGTACTTGAAATAATAATGCAGCGAACCCGATCGTATCTGTTCGCGTCCGAACGTACGGTTTTATCGTTACTCCCCGCACGACTATTTCTTTGATTGCCAGGAAAAActtgccgcatgtcacaattgcAAAACATTTCAATTGAGCTTcacagtataggatttacgtctttaccagaagaaaagtcatgaaaataaattcgaaaggctcaaaaaaagcattcttcctgacaaccacagattcaATCGTGTAGAACAGTGTAGAATGAACGTCGATTGTATTATTATAGCGAAAGAAAAATGAATGTTCTGTAGTGTAAAGCATCGTCGTATTCGTAGAACGTGGACGCTGTGCGGAACGCCCGAATATTTGGCGCCGGAGATCATTCAGAGCAAGGGACACAATAAGGCTGTGGATTGGTGGGCTCTAGGAGTCCTTATCTACGAGATGCTGGCTGGGTTCCCGCCATTTTTCGATGATAATCCGTTTGGCATCTATGAGAAAATACTGAGCGGCAGGATAGAGTGGCCGAAACACATGGACCCCATTGCCAAGGACCTAATTAAGAAGCTGCTCGTCGCAGACAGGACCAAGAGGCTGGGTAACATGAGGCAGGGTGCTGACGACGTGAAGAGGCACCGGTGGTTCAAGCTGGTCGAGTGGCCACTGGTAATTTATCAGCTTTATTGTATACAGTAagaagcataactgattccacacactttaaatcagaacaacttttttataaatggactaaacgacttcaatttctctgtaaggctagaagaattagtttagtaaatgacgtctaataaataagttgaaaaaatgcatttggtcggaattgtgacaaacaatactgaaaattgatttttacaacttttttaaaatgtgttttgtcaactggtataaattatatacgctctgaaaatttcattgaaattggttaactggtttacgaattataaacgatcaaaaacggTAAAACtcgccactttatggtacactagaaattaccacttttgatcgtttataattcgcaaaacAATCAACcaatgttctgaaaatttcattcaaattggttaattggtttacgagttataaacgatgaaaagtggtaaaaattccgaaaatctaggaaaatcgcgatttttaccactttgatcgtttataactcgtaaaccaattaaccaatttcaataaaattttcagaacgtgctTATATAGTTCATACAAGttaaccaaacacatcttttaaatttttgttattagcCCAGCCAGTAAAGCtttaaaaatcaatgtttactattgtttttcacaattccgtccgaatgcatttttccaacatattttttacacatcatttactaaactaattcctctagccttacaaaaaaattgaagttatTTGGTCCATTcacaaaaaagttgttctgatttatagtgtgtggaatcagttatgctccttactgtatatcgtGGCACGAATGTATGTGTTAATACCATTAAAACTGCTCGAGCTAGAAAGCTGAGGtttcgactgcggattttatgcattcatgacaaaaatgagtaggtgcaattgaaAACAACAAGATTAAAAGAGTTCAACAGTCTCGAAATACTATTTCGaccatatcaaaattattaacgaaCAAACTAAATATTTACTATGCTCCTGAAGACTGCAgttgatgtataaaaatgttattttccataaagatctgcagtccacTGATGTTACGTAAAAATAGTACCTTCCAACATCTACAAAATGGAGAACGATGTCCACAAACACAAATATCTACTTTTAGTAGAAGTACACAATTGTAATTCGCGTTGTTAATGTCAACAGGTAACTCAGAGGGCCCTGAACCCACCGATAAGGCCCCGAATAAAGGCCCCAGGCGATGCAAGCTGTTTCGACGACTACCCAGAAACCGATTGGCGATCGCAGCCTCCATTGCCGCCGGAACAACTAGCGCTGTTTCAAGACTTCTGATGAATCATTAGAAACATTTGTTTCCGACACGGACTACCTGTTGAAAATACTGTAGATCGTCTAAATAGATCGCGTCAACGGCGTCTGTACAAAATGGCGGTCGCGCGTCACTTCTGCGTTCTACTCTGTACATAGTCCTTTTTCTATTTCGTTTTGCGTTATTTATTTGTACGCGACGCGTAGCGTGGGCGCCTCGGTTGTTTTTCTTTCTAATTGTTGAGACGAGATACTGTAAATAAGAATCGAGAACAGGAGCGTGATGGACCGAAGGACAGAACAGGGTTCTATCTCGATGGAGACGTTTGATACGTAATGTTTCTTTCTAATGTCTACGGGACAAAGAGTGTTAAcagatctatatatatatacatacatataatataattttgtaaGACACGCGTGTCTAGTATTGTTACAAACGTGTACATGTGATACagattgttaattaattaaaccGTGCACTTTTTTCCAATGTCAAGCCTGACGTTCCGTATCGCGATTCGTCGTCGACGGTGAATCACGGAGAATCGATGTTCCTCTTCCCGCTTGCAAAGCCGATAAAAGACTGATAAGATCTGGCCGTGGACGTGCGAGGCGGCTCTGTGATTAATTTTCAAAAGGCCCGTGAATTATTGATACCGAAAACCGGACACGCGACGAGTTCCCGGCAAAACGCGACTTTCTACGCCGAAGGAAGTCAGTTGTCTGGCGATCATCAACTCGGAAGGTTCGATCGCCGGAAACCGTATGCTCGCGATGTAAAGGGCGGTCCCCGAGCTGCGAAGATGCCAAGAAAATTCTCCAGTAAAAATCATCAGTTCGTCCGTAATATCCAGGGCGATTTTAAACGTCGAATCGGCACGACGGTGAACGTCATCGACGTCGAGCCCGCGAAGGAAACCGGTTCCTTGAAGAATGTAGAGACAATTCCCACGAACAGGGACATCCTGAACGACTTCTTGGAGAGCACCTCCATCCACGGTCTACAATACTTCGGGAAAACCGACGTGAAAGTCGGAGTTTTCGGCAAGATCCTATGGACCTTCACCATGCTCGCCGGATTCGCGTGTACGCGACGATTATAATTCGCGAACTCCACGGTTTTCGAGGTTAACGAATAAGCGAGCGTATTCGTTTCAGGTTCCACCGTTATGGTGATACAGTTTCTGAATCGTTACAACGAGAACCCGACCAACACGTTCATTAAATCGTTTGATAACCCGATATTCGAGGCGCCGTTCCCGGCGGTTACGCTGTGCCCGTTGTCGCCGATCCCTTTAGACAGACAGCTGAAGGTCCTCGACGGCATCAACATACCCGCGAACATGTCCATGGAGGCTGTGATGCATCTTCTGAAGTATGTACAGAATCAATGGAcacgggggtagactcgtttttccaggattgcaagagtgcaggatggatgcgccttctcgtttctcgataatgcaaagatgaaagatcaatctaggccacgatcgccctcaaaagatctacggggtgtcccaaaattcgttcaacagccgaaaatgggaggttcctgagatcatttgaagcaatattttcctttgcaaaaatgttatccgcgactttgtttaggagttattagcgaaaaacacagaccaatcagagcgcgacctagacgcgagttgccactggttgccacagtcggccaatagacagttggcgcgtcatgactactgtgccaactcgtgtctaggtcgcgctctgattggtccgtgtttcttgttaataacttcttaacaaagccgcggataacatttttgcaaaggaaaatattgcttttgGGACTAATTGGGAATAATgcaaaattacgcctcgtagacgaaaaaataggacttttgagggcaatagcgccctagatcgatcgtttatctagcgcttttgactactgaaaacccccatttttgtattatccacaaatgagaaggcgaacccatcaccctcgcaatcctagcaacgagtctacctccttaatgAAACTCCTTTAGAAGGTAAAGCAAGATGAAAATGGTGGTATTGATTGTGCTCGACACACAGATACGGTCACTTTATTACGTATCCGTACGCGATGGAAAGTTACGAGGAGGATGAGCTGGCTGAACTATTGAAGGCGAATCATTGGACTATCGCAGACTTCTTAAAGATCGTGGAGCCTTGCGAGGATATTTTCGAGGCGTGCTGGTGGAGCAGCGAAAAAATCGATTGCGGGAAATCGTTAGTGCTCTCTCACAGTTCCTACGGATTCTGTTGCTCCTTTAACTATCTTCTCGAAGAATTCGTGGGCCGCGACAAGCAAGTATCTCCGTCCCCTGTTGTTCTCTTCCTCCTCGAACTTTGCAAGCTTTACAGACATGTCTTATTTTTCTCCGATGACGTTCAGGAATCAGCCAACCCCGAAACCCATTCGATCTGTTGACTATGGGCGCAGGAGCGGTCTAAAAGTTTTAATAAACAGGCGGATACTTAACACCGATGCCGTTACAAACCAGTCGTTCCAATCTGCCAAGTCGATCTCGAACAACGACGGCATAGCGGTACGatgaatatataatattctaACAACTAGAATTATCTCGAAGAAATGGAGAAATTGATTGAGAATTGAAACAGGTACTCATCCATCACAGCCTCGATTTCCCAGGACTCAACACTGATTTGTACATTCTCCAGAAGAACGACGAGTTGCAGGTAACAATAATCGAATTTCCATTTTCATAGTTTCATAGTAAAATTAAGACAAGGGAGAAAATCGTCCTCCTTGTACTTGGTCAAAATAGAATGGGGCCAGCGGCCCCaccgacaatttttattaatattatgtggaaaacaatggctgtaggttagttttaggttgaaagataaccctctaaaattttaagtcgctaacccttcgtataaggatgatatgagggtaaatacccttaactgtatcattttttttctcggttgttaattaagatattcagataaaagaaaaacgaaaatactcgaacttacctccttcatatcatacattttttttagagaaacatcatttaattttttaggggtgggaattgcaagcaacccttcgactGACCACTTCcacaaaattcaagaacaatgttctgttgcttatctaacgtgtaaaaaagtttaaagatggtcggattggtggaacatagttaaatattgaaaaacaaataaaattacgtcattGTAATTTTCTATGCgaaaaaaacaagaaacttttgtctgaaacatctTTTTCAAGAAATGCCATTTTATGTCCTTTATGTAACCTTCAAAATAAGTCTTGGCGAAATAATTTTGCGATTGTATAAAGTTTCGCGGCCAAGTGATTGCCTCGCGAAGCGGCCGGCTCGTTAGAAAAGAAAGTTCGAGCTTCATATTGAAATAAGTCATGTGACTCCGGACTCTCAAATGTTCTGTATAGATCCACGTGAATCCAACGGTGAGCGGAGCGTCGAAAGACCTGTATCAACGCAGCAGGGAAGGCAAAGTCGTCCCGCTTTGTGTCCGCAACGCCGATGCCCTTGAATACTTCCCCGTCTACACGTACGCGAACTGCTACGCGAACTGCAGAGTGAAGGCGATGATCAAGATCTGCGGATGCCTGCCGTTCATCTACGAACACTTGGTCGCTTACCATCATATCACCGTAAATGCTCCTTCtgaatacagtattttatcgataaaagtCCCCAACACGCAGGGTCTTTTACACGCCAGGGATACTAGTTTTACCGAACGCAGAGAAGGACAGCCGAGCTCgagaaacttttttattttccattatttttttatggaactttcaccaacatattcgtggcatttttctaatgcaaaaggagaccaaacacgatataatttcaactgtatttagtggtttaatcgacgatgaaagtttcaggcgcaaggaaggacagcgtatgtgaaAGAAAGGGACGCAGGGAATCACGTACGCTGTTCTTCCTAGCGttcaaaactttcatcgtccattacacaagtaaatttcatgggaattatatcatatttggtatcattttgcatgggagaaatgccacgaatatgttggtgaaaaactattaaaaaataatgaaaaatactgAGTGacaagaaatttcttattataattctatcaaattgacgaattttgaaaaaccaaataatgacaaccataacatgggcctttagtattcatatatttatgaagtttcgaaatggcttcgaatttcgaaatttcttgtcaccctgtaaagaAGTATGGGtcatacttctcggcgaccgaggcctctcgagttTCATGGCCCCTCAAGAGGGACATTTatcggccagacatttgggacatttatgAATAAAATACTGTATCGTCTCTCCGAACAATTTCCGGATCGCATACAACAGCCGCGCGAATTTCAGCCGTGCGAAATCGAAGGCCTGACCTGCATCCAAAAGAACGCCAAGCAGATAAGTATCATCAGAGACGTTCAGCAGCCGAATTTGACCTGCTCCTGTCAGACGCCCTGCGAGGAAGTCGTTTACACTGGCCTTCCCGTCACGGTCGATCTCACACACTCGCAGGCCGCGACTAGCTAGTGAGTCCACATCAAAAATTACCATTTTCAGGACGATCAAAACATGTCCGAATCAATTTTCAAACGAAAGTCCAGCTGCCCCGAATTTCTATCATTCGCCAAGTTGCCAATCTGAAGTAATTGAGATGAAGTGGACAAGTGGTTCCACAGAAACGACAATACGGTAACCGTTGAAAGACCTTTTTATTGCGGCGCGTTTTACAAATTCAGTTACTGTTCATTCGGCCAGACAATTACGCGATTAGATATCTCCAGTGCATCTGTTTCAGTAAAAACGTGACGAGCGGCGACGCTATTTTGAGAGTGTTCATGC is part of the Lasioglossum baleicum chromosome 6, iyLasBale1, whole genome shotgun sequence genome and harbors:
- the LOC143209657 gene encoding cAMP-dependent protein kinase catalytic subunit PRKX-like isoform X2; translation: MSGDTTSDEEGSQEDSPRYDVDDLEIIKTIGTGTFGRVVLCRHQGTPLALKILSMVDVIRLKQVEHVRNEITVLKEVNHPFIVNMLWSGRDEARVYMLLEFVAGGELFSYLRAAGRFSGPTSCFYAAEIVCALEYLHSKHIVYRDLKPENLLLDSQGHLKITDFGFSKKLTDRTWTLCGTPEYLAPEIIQSKGHNKAVDWWALGVLIYEMLAGFPPFFDDNPFGIYEKILSGRIEWPKHMDPIAKDLIKKLLVADRTKRLGNMRQGADDVKRHRWFKLVEWPLVTQRALNPPIRPRIKAPGDASCFDDYPETDWRSQPPLPPEQLALFQDF
- the LOC143209657 gene encoding uncharacterized protein LOC143209657 isoform X1 — protein: MSGDTTSDEEGSQEDSPRYDVDDLEIIKTIGTGTFGRVVLCRHQGTPLALKILSMVDVIRLKQVEHVRNEITVLKEVNHPFIVNMLWSGRDEARVYMLLEFVAGGELFSYLRAAGRFSGPTSCFYAAEIVCALEYLHSKHIVYRDLKPENLLLDSQGHLKITDFGFSKKLTDRYGHFITYPYAMESYEEDELAELLKANHWTIADFLKIVEPCEDIFEACWWSSEKIDCGKSLVLSHSSYGFCCSFNYLLEEFVGRDKNQPTPKPIRSVDYGRRSGLKVLINRRILNTDAVTNQSFQSAKSISNNDGIAVLIHHSLDFPGLNTDLYILQKNDELQIHVNPTVSGASKDLYQRSREGKVVPLCVRNADALEYFPVYTYANCYANCRVKAMIKICGCLPFIYEHLVAYHHITPCEIEGLTCIQKNAKQISIIRDVQQPNLTCSCQTPCEEVVYTGLPVTVDLTHSQAATSYKNVTSGDAILRVFMLSQVFVTMETVSAADEVYLLASIGGIFSLFLGCSFLSVVEILYYVKLFCHAVYLRRKKESSAKSYEDYGDTRRSIY